A section of the Schistosoma haematobium chromosome ZW, whole genome shotgun sequence genome encodes:
- a CDS encoding hypothetical protein (EggNog:ENOG41073FT~COG:S) has protein sequence MLDSLVVPNKSNDALKNDANNRDSIFCDYYSNRQESFSNRRLRDFSNISETLRFVEHLDLSRNFITNIPSGIEQYRLLTTLDLSFNKIFSVPNSLCKLPSLRILLMSNNYLSSLPANICELQNLQELDLSFNRFKHFPSSICSLHSLKVLLLGCNLIETLPEDIVGLRCLKILDLHSNGVKQLPLSIRFMWCLERLSLEENPLSPPLLTIVARGIPYIFAFLNQQALCNSNNTSCEKFHDSLTQSSSAQVTNTSNQQNMMKLSESQDVNSNSSSPCFERTEVNTDSDQRYISKSEITNPSLTIQNFTYSTTNNKNEQFDKPNTKLHSNDYNCIENFSHNVSTQSCINETLKSGSSFSSLSTDDNESLTMNMYSSAYESHQLIENN, from the exons atGCTCGATAGCCTTGTAGTGCCTAATAAGTCCAACGATGCCTTGAAAAATGATGCGAACAATAGAGATTCAATTTTTTGCGACTACTACTCGAATCGTCAAGAAA GCTTTTCCAATCGCAGGTTGAGGGATTTTTCCAATATTTCGGAAACTTTGAGGTTTGTAGAGCATTTGGATTTATCTCGAAACTTCATCACAAATATTCCGAGTGGAATCGAACAATATAGATTGCTTACAACTTTGGATTTAAG TTTCAACAAAATTTTTTCTGTCCCGAATTCGCTATGCAAACTACCGAGCCTTCGAAttttgttaatgtctaacaacTATTTGTCTTCTCTTCCTGCGAATATTTGTGAACTTCAAAACTTGCAAGAGCTG GATTTGTCATTCAACAGGTTTAAACACTTTCCTTCTTCGATTTGCTCACTTCACAGTTTAAAAGTTTTACTATTAGGATGTAACCTGATTGAAACACTTCCAGAAG ACATAGTTGGTCTTCGTTGTTTGAAGATTTTGGACTTGCATTCAAACGGAGTAAAGCAACTACCTTTGAGCATTAGATTTATGTGGTGTTTAGAGAGGTTATCTCTAGAGGAAAATCCCCTATCCCCTCCCCTTTTAACT aTTGTTGCTCGTGGGATCCCATACATATTTGCATTTTTAAATCAACAAGCTTTATGCAATTCTAATAATACAAGTTGCGAAAAATTTCATGATTCGTTAACTCAATCGTCTTCTGCTCAGGTAACAAATACTTCAAATCAACAGAATATGATGAAACTTTCTGAAAGTCAGGATGTGAATTCAAACTCTTCTAGTCCATGTTTTGAGAGAACCGAGGTAAATACGGATTCTGACCAAAGATACATATCGAAATCTGAAATTACAAA TCCTTCGTTGACAATTCAAAACTTTACTTATTCAACAACAAATAACAAGAATGAACAATTTGATAAACCAAATACTAAACTACACTCAAATGACTATAATTGTATTGAGAATTTTAGTCATAATGTATCAACACAATCTTGTATAAATGAAACATTGAAATCTGGATCGTCATTTAGTTCTTTATCAACTGATGATAATGAATCACTAACAATGAATATGTATTCTTCTGCTTATGAG AGTCATCAGCTGATTGAAAACAATTAA